In Chromatiaceae bacterium, the DNA window ACCCGGGCGATCTCCGCCACCATCCGCTGGGGTTGGGTCAGATATTCGAAGGAAGCGGTGCAGACCACGGCGTCGAATTGGGCCTTGGCGAAGGGCAGGCTCGGCTCCTGGTTCAGGTCCCGGATGACCCGCTCGGCCAGGCGCGGGTTGGCCTCCAGTTCGGCGCGGTTCATGCCCAGCCCCGTGACCTGGCAGGAGGGATCGAGGCGATCCAGATGGGAGACCCAGCTCGACATGAGGTCCAGGACTTGGCCCCCCGGGGGGATCAGCGAGCCGTAGAGCCGCTCGATTTGGTCGCGGCAATGACTGTCAAGGTGGTGGACCAGGCGGGTGCGTTCGTAGAAGACCTCGTCCATGCGGCTATCCAGGCGGCCCAGGGCCTCGGGATACCAGAAATCACTGGTCCCGGCGGGCAGGGGCAGTTGCATCCCGGGTCCTTCGCCCGCCGCGAGCAGGGCGATATCGTTACAGATGCCGCCATGCTCCTCGCCGGCCTGCCAGCTACCCAGGACCCTGACCCCGAGCCGCACGGGTACCGCCGCCAGAGGATGGCGGCTGTCGATGCCGATCCGCTGCTCCGACAGTCCCGTGACCCGTAAGGGCCGGCGGTCCTCGGAAAAGAGCCCCCGCTGGCCGGCCATGAAGCCCCGGGGATAGAAACGCCCCAGGCGCGGCTCCAGGTCGCGGCGCGCGATCTTGCGGGTGCGGAAGGCAGCGCGGGGGGCGGTGAAACATTCCCCCTCCTGATAATCCGTGAGGGTGCCGGGCCCGAAGACGGCCTCGACCCGTTCGCCAACCGGGAGTCCCATGAGTACCCTGTCCAGGGCGCCAGGAAAGTAATCTCGCCAGAGGTTGGACTTGCGGATGACGCGGCTGTCACGGCAGGTCACGTCGCCGGTCTCGAACTGGAGGTCCAGTTCCAACTCCATCAGTGCCCCCGGCGCCACGCGCTCAAGCGCGCGCTCGGCAATCTGGCCGCTTTCGAACGGGGGTAACGCAAGGTGGTTCAGGCTGATCATGGCGGCTACCTATCGCGTATCAGGTTTGTACAAATATTGTATAATTATGGTATAACAATTTGGCGCGTCACGGCAAGCCCTCCCGGCGATCATATTTCTCGCCGGGGTGACAGGGGTTGGCTGGGCGTGCCTATCCACCGGGGCTGAGGCCCCAATGGGTCAAAGGCTGGAACAGGAAAGGATTATGAGTGAGGGCTTGGTGGGCGAGAACGGCGAGCGGGAGGGGCTCCGGCAGGGTCTCTATCCGATCCGCACCGTCTCCCGCCTCACGGGTGTCCCGGCGGTGACCCTGCGGGCTTGGGAGCGGCGTCACCGTCTGATCAGCCCTACCCGCACCGACAAGGGCCATCGGCTCTATACCGAGGCCGAGGTGGAGCGTATCCGGCAGGTCCTGGCGCTACTCGATCGGGGGGTGGCGGTGGGGCAAGCTGGCTTGCTCCTGGAGCCCGTGACCCGCGAGGACGCCGTGGCCGCGCCGACCCGGGTCAGGCTGAGTCTGGCGGAGGCTCCCCCCCAGGACAGGAGTCCGGCTGGGGATCCCTGGCCGCGCTATCTGCAGGCCATGCTGGAAGGGACGCGCCGCTTCGACGCCGCTGCCTTGGAGGCCATTTATAGCGACGCCCTGTCGCTTTATCCGATTGACCAGGTTTCCCGGCACCTCACCCGCCCGCTGTTGGAGCGCCTGGGCGCCGAATGGCCCGACCAGGAGGCCAGCATCGCCCGGGAGCACTTCTTCTCGAATTTCCTGCGTAATAAGCTGGGAGCCCGCTTCCATCATCTGAACGCCCTGTCCCAGGGGCCCCGCCTGGTTGCCGCCTGCCCGTCCGGGGAGCATCATGAACTGGGGCTGCTCCAGTTCGCCCTGATCGCCGCCGGTCAGGGCTACCGCCTGGTCATGCTCGGGGCCGATGTCCCCGAGGCGGAGATTGCCGCCGCCGTTCACATTGCCGCCGGGCGGGCGGTGGTCCTCTCTCTTTCCGCCCGGGCCGAGCCGGAGACCCTGGCGCGACAAGTCGCGACCCTGGTCGCCTTGACGTCCGTGCCCGTCCTGGTGGGCGGTGCCGCCGCGGATCTCTGGCCCCAGCATATCCAGGCGGCCGGCGCCCGGGTCCTGGGCACGGATTTCGACCTGGCGCTGCGGCGCCTGGGCGAATGCCTGGGGTCGCCCTAGGCGACGCGGCGATTTAGGTTTTCAGCACCCTCGGACATCCAGGAGTCCCATGTCAGCGCCTCCCGTCATCCTTTGGTATCGCGACGATTTGCGCCTTGCCGACCACGCCCCCCTTCTGGCGGCGGTGGCGAGTGGCGCCCCCATCATCCCCCTCTATATCCTCGACGAGGCGAACCCGGGGAGATGGCGGCCCGGCGGTGCCAGTCGCTGGTGGCTGCATCACAGCCTGGCCGCCCTGACCGCGG includes these proteins:
- a CDS encoding methyltransferase domain-containing protein — protein: MISLNHLALPPFESGQIAERALERVAPGALMELELDLQFETGDVTCRDSRVIRKSNLWRDYFPGALDRVLMGLPVGERVEAVFGPGTLTDYQEGECFTAPRAAFRTRKIARRDLEPRLGRFYPRGFMAGQRGLFSEDRRPLRVTGLSEQRIGIDSRHPLAAVPVRLGVRVLGSWQAGEEHGGICNDIALLAAGEGPGMQLPLPAGTSDFWYPEALGRLDSRMDEVFYERTRLVHHLDSHCRDQIERLYGSLIPPGGQVLDLMSSWVSHLDRLDPSCQVTGLGMNRAELEANPRLAERVIRDLNQEPSLPFAKAQFDAVVCTASFEYLTQPQRMVAEIARVLKPGGYCIITFSDRWFPTKAIQVWTEIHPFERLGYVLASLMRDERLDHFNTFSRRGLPRPEDDARAGELELSDPLFAAWARRRPEH
- a CDS encoding MerR family transcriptional regulator, which translates into the protein MSEGLVGENGEREGLRQGLYPIRTVSRLTGVPAVTLRAWERRHRLISPTRTDKGHRLYTEAEVERIRQVLALLDRGVAVGQAGLLLEPVTREDAVAAPTRVRLSLAEAPPQDRSPAGDPWPRYLQAMLEGTRRFDAAALEAIYSDALSLYPIDQVSRHLTRPLLERLGAEWPDQEASIAREHFFSNFLRNKLGARFHHLNALSQGPRLVAACPSGEHHELGLLQFALIAAGQGYRLVMLGADVPEAEIAAAVHIAAGRAVVLSLSARAEPETLARQVATLVALTSVPVLVGGAAADLWPQHIQAAGARVLGTDFDLALRRLGECLGSP